One genomic window of Arachis stenosperma cultivar V10309 chromosome 10, arast.V10309.gnm1.PFL2, whole genome shotgun sequence includes the following:
- the LOC130954951 gene encoding dynamin-related protein 3A-like, whose amino-acid sequence MADDATTAPPPSSSAATAPLGSSVISLVNRLQDIFSRVGSQSTIDLPQVAVVGSQSSGKSSVLEALVGRDFLPRGNDICTRRPLVLQLVQTKRKPDGSEEEYGEFLHLSGKRFYDFSEIRREIQAETDREAGGNKGVSDKQIRLKIFSPNVLDITLVDLPGITKVPVGDQPSDIEARIRTMIMSYIKTPTCLILAVTPANSDLANSDALQMAGVADPEGNRTIGVITKLDIMDRGTDARNLLLGKVIPLRLGYVGVVNRSQEDILMNRSIKDALIAEEKFFRSRPVYSGLADSCGVPQLAKKLNQILAQHIKAVLPGLRARISTSLVAVAKEHASYGEITESKAGQGALLLNILSKYSEAFSSMVEGKNEEMSTSELSGGARIHYIFQSIFVRSLEEVDPCEGLTDDDIRTAIQNATGPKSALFVPEVPFEVLVRRQISRLLDPSLQCARFIYDELIKISHRCMVTELQRFPFLRKRMDEVIGNFLREGLEPSENMIGHLIEMEMDYINTSHPNFIGGSKALEMAMQHGKSSRVLPISKPKDGLDSDKGSASERSVKSRGILARQANGVVADPGVRVPLDAEKVVPSGNPSGSSWGISSIFGGGDSRMAVKDNTASKPHIEPVNSMEQSFSMIYLREPPPVLRPSESNSETETIEITVIKLLLKSYYDIVRKNVEDLVPKAIMHFLVNNTKKELHNVFIKKLYRDNLFEEMLQEPDEIATKRKRCRDLLRAYQQAFKDLEELPLEAETVERGFSLPDTTGLPKIHGLPTSSMYSTSSSGDYYASPKNPKSKRSSHSGELQSPLHANSDSNGNGRPFPSGFYPAVDA is encoded by the exons ATGGCGGACGATGCCACCACAGCTCCTCCTCCATCATCTTCCGCCGCCACCGCGCCGCTCGGCTCCTCCGTGATCTCGCTCGTGAACCGCCTCCAGGACATCTTCTCCCGCGTCGGCAGTCAGTCCACCATCGACCTCCCTCAGGTGGCGGTGGTCGGCAGCCAGAGCAGTGGCAAGTCCAGCGTCCTGGAGGCTCTTGTCGGCCGCGACTTCCTCCCTCGCGGCAACGACATATGCACGCGCCGCCCGCTCGTTCTGCAGCTCGTTCAAACCAAGCGCAAGCCAGACGGCTCCGAGGAAGAGTACGGCGAGTTCCTACACTTGTCTGGGAAAAGGTTTTACGATTTCTCCGAGATTCGTAGGGAAATCCAG GCTGAAACTGATAGGGAAGCAGGAGGGAACAAAGGTGTCTCTGACAAGCAGATTCGACTGAAGATTTTTTCACCAAATGTTCTTGATATCACGCTTGTTGATCTCCCTGGCATAACAAAGGTTCCTGTGGGTGACCAGCCTTCTGATATTGAAGCCCGAATCAGAACAAtgatcatgtcatatattaaaACCCCGACCTGTCTCATTCTGGCTGTCACTCCAGCAAATTCAGATTTGGCCAATTCAGATGCTCTTCAGATGGCGGGAGTTGCTGATCCTGAGG GTAATAGAACAATTGGCGTGATCACAAAG TTGGATATCATGGACAGAGGTACTGATGCCCGGAATCTATTACTAGGAAAAGTTATTCCtctccgacttggttatgtagGTGTTGTAAATCGCAGTCAGGAG GATATCTTAATGAACCGGAGTATAAAGGATGCTCTTATTGCTGAAGAAAAGTTTTTCCGCAGCCGTCCT GTATACAGCGGGCTAGCTGATAGTTGTGGCGTTCCTCAACTAGCAAAAAAATTGAACCAG ATTCTAGCACAACATATCAAGGCTGTGCTACCAGGCCTGAGAGCACGCATAAGCACTTCACTAGTTGCTGTTGCAAAGGAGCACGCAAGCTATGGAGAAATCACCGAGTCTAAG GCTGGACAGGGTGCTCTTCTCCTGAATATTCTTTCAAAATACTCTGAAG CTTTCTCATCCATGGTTGagggaaagaatgaggagaTGTCTACATCTGAGCTATCTGGTGGAGCACGAATTCATTACATTTTTCAATCTATCTTTGTGAGGAGTCTAGAG GAGGTGGATCCATGTGAAGGCTTGACTGATGATGATATTCGTACTGCCATACAGAATGCAACTGGGCCTAAATCAGCATTATTTGTTCCTGAA GTGCCATTTGAAGTCCTTGTGCGAAGGCAAATATCTCGTCTATTGGATCCTAGTCTTCAGTGTGCCAGGTTTATATATGATGAATTAATAAAG ATCAGCCATCGGTGTATGGTTACTGAACTGCAGCGATTCCCTTTCTTGCGGAAGCGCATGGATGAAGTAATAGGGAACTTTTTACGGGAAGGCCTTGAACCCTCAGAAAACATGATTGGACACCTCATAGAAATGGAG ATGGATTATATAAACACCTCCCATCCAAATTTTATTGGTGGAAGTAAGGCATTAGAAATGGCAATGCAACATGGCAAGTCTTCTAGGGTACTACCTATTTCTAAGCCAAAG GATGGTCTGGATTCTGATAAGGGATCAGCCTCTGAAAGAAGTGTGAAGTCTCGAGGTATTCTTGCCAGACAGGCTAATGGGGTAGTTGCTGATCCG GGTGTTCGTGTTCCTTTGGATGCTGAAAAAGTTGTACCCTCTG GAAACCCTAGCGGATCAAGCTGGGGTATCTCATCCATTTTTGGCGGAGGTGACAGCCGTATGGCTGTGAAGGATAATACAGCCAGTAAACCACATATTGAACCAGTTAACAGCATGGAGCAATCATTTTCTATGATCTATTTGAGAGAG CCACCTCCTGTATTGAGGCCATCTGAGAGCAATTCAGAGACAGAAACTATTGAAATTACAGTAATAAAGTTGCTTTTGAAATCATACTATGATATTGTCAGAAAAAATGTTGAGGATCTTGTCCCCAAAGCTATTATGCACTTCTTG GTGAACAACACCAAGAAAGAGCTGCACAATGTCTTCATTAAAAAGCTATACAG AGACAACCTATTTGAAGAGATGTTGCAAGAACCTGATGAGATAGCCACGAAAAGGAAGCGCTGTCGAGACCTTCTCCGCGCTTATCAGCAAGCTTTTAAG GACTTGGAAGAACTGCCTCTGGAAGCTGAAACAGTTGAAAGAGGATTCAGTTTGCCTGACACAACTGGTTTGCCTAAAATTCATGGGTTACCAACTTCATCAATGTATTCTACAAGCAGTTCTGGAGACTACTATGCGTCTCCTAAGAACCCCAAGTCTAAGAGGTCCTCCCATTCTGGGGAACTTCAATCACCGTTGCATGCTAATTCAGATTCCAATGGAAATGGAAGGCCATTCCCATCCGGGTTCTATCCTGCGGTTGATGCGTGA
- the LOC130954952 gene encoding probable glycosyltransferase At5g03795 isoform X1 → MRKRNLFQLPSENPDFPANSMAPPPLSQENSFSFPNFPGIFRNHPRCRYLCVSTACILLYLLYTLTSVFISAQLLFNLELQRDFDAPRRVTLHSSRVFHSPEAFELDYEKMEKELKVFVYPDGDPETYFHTPRKLTGKYSSEGYFFKNIKESRFFTADPLQAHLFFIPISCHKMRGKGLTYELMIYEVGKYVESLKFKYPYWNRTLGADHFFVTCHDIGAKATNGVPYLVKNSIRVVCSSSYDGLFIPHKDVTLPQVQLPFLHPAGGNDIKRRKILAFWAGRSDSKLKDELAAVWDNDTELDIQNNRIDRHATGSIVYLEKLYRSKFCLCPHGPVGSSRIADSIHYGCVPVIMSNYYDLPFNEILDWRKFSVVVKESDLYQLKDILRNISEKDFVTLNQNLVKVQKHFQWNTPPVRLDAFHMVMYELWLRRHLTRYF, encoded by the exons ATGAGAAAAAGAAATCTGTTTCAACTACCTTCCGAGAATCCTGATTTTCCCGCCAATTCCATGGCGCCACCTCCACTTTCCCAAGAAAACTCATTTTCCTTCCCAAATTTTCCCGGAATATTCCGCAACCACCCTCGCTGTCGATACCTCTGCGTCTCCACCGCATGCATCCTCCTCTACCTCCTTTACACCCTCACGAGCGTCTTCATCTCCGCGCAGCTACTCTTCAACCTCGAGCTCCAA CGCGATTTCGATGCGCCGCGCAGAGTAACGTTGCATTCTTCTAGAGTGTTCCACTCGCCGGAGGCATTCGAATTGGACTACGAGAAGATGGAGAAGGAGTTGAAGGTGTTCGTGTACCCTGATGGTGATCCTGAGACCTATTTCCACACGCCGAGGAAGCTCACCGGGAAATATTCCAGCGAAGGTTATTTCTTCAAGAACATCAAAGAAAGCCGTTTCTTCACTGCCGATCCTCTTCAAGCTCACCTCTTCTTCATTCCTATTTCTTGCCACAAAATGCGAGGCAAG GGGTTGACTTATGAGCTTATGATTTATGAAGTTGGGAAGTATGTGGAGAGCCTAAAGTTCAAGTATCCTTATTGGAACAGAACATTGGGTGCTGATCACTTTTTTGTGACTTGCCATGATATCGGTGCCAAGGCTACGAATGGGGTTCCATATCTTGTCAAAAATTCCATTCGGGTGGTTTGTTCATCCAGTTATGACGGTTTGTTTATTCCACACAAAGATGTTACCCTCCCCCAAGTCCAGCTGCCATTTCTTCACCCTGCAGGTGGAAATGACATAAAGAGAAG GAAAATACTTGCTTTCTGGGCTGGTCGCTCTGATTCTAAATTGAAAGATGAACTAGCAGCTGTGTGGGACAATGATACTGAACTTGACATTCAGAATAACAGAATTGACCGTCATGCTACTGGATCTATTGTTTATTTGGAGAAACTTTATAGATCCAAGTTTTGTTTGTGCCCTCACGGTCCTGTTGGTAGCAGCCGTATCGCGGACTCAATCCATTATGGCTGTGTTCCGG TAATCATGTCAAACTATTATGACTTGCCTTTTAATGAGATTCTGGATTGGAGGAAGTTTTCTGTAGTAGTGAAGGAAAGTGACCTTTATCAGCTCAAAGACATTCTGAGAAATATATCTGAGAAAGATTTTGTGACATTGAATCAGAACTTAGTAAAG GTCCAGAAGCATTTCCAGTGGAATACACCTCCAGTTAGACTAGATGCGTTTCATATGGTCATGTATGAACTCTGGCTACGCCGCCATCTCACTAGGTACTTTTAA
- the LOC130954222 gene encoding GATA transcription factor 24-like isoform X1 encodes MDTANQQRLQARTFDDDDDDEAQQQQQQQQKTVLVPMQVNGALNPFDGGSHEVEKAFVSSGLSSTATSVQPRTSELTIAFEGEVYVFPAVTPEKVQAVLLLLGAQEMPRIAASSDSSLQQNCQQIMGINDASRGSKVSRRIESLVRFREKRKDRCFEKKIRYTCRKEVAQRMHRKNGQFASLKEGYKSPAENFDSSNGGGDTYSQSIERRCQHCGTGEKSTPAMRRGPSGPRSLCNACGLMWANKGTLRDLSKTSRITFEQNGQDTSADIKPSPTEPENSSPDQNEDICLEEAKPVPIDSRQSPERNNDQYTVDTAEAVTNDSSIQMENNALSIHQEDNKLEDFADASGTEFDIPACFDEQVDIDIDDSNMRTYWL; translated from the exons ATGGACACTGCGAATCAGCAGAGGCTGCAAGCAAGAacctttgatgatgatgatgatgatgaagccCAACAGCAGCAACAACAGCAACAAAAAACTGTGCTTGTTCCCATGCAGGTGAATGGTGCGTTGAACCCTTTTGATGGAGGTTCTCACGAGGTGGAAAAAGCTTTCGTGAGTTCTGGGTTGTCTTCTACTGCTACTTCTGTTCAGCCAAGAACCAGTGAGCTCACCATTGCATTTGAAGGCGAGGTTTATGTTTTCCCAGCGGTTACCCCAGAAAAG GTGCAGGCTGTATTGTTACTCTTGGGAGCCCAAGAGATGCCCAGGATTGCTGCCAGCTCTGATTCTTCGTTGCAGCAGAATTGTCAGCAGATTATG GGAATAAATGATGCTTCCCGAGGTTCAAAGGTTTCACGAAGAATTGAATCACTTGTAAGGTTCCGTGAAAAGCGAAAAGACCGATGCTTTGAGAAAAAAATCCGGTACACTTGCCGTAAAGAGGTTGCCCAGAG GATGCATCGTAAGAATGGACAGTTTGCGTCACTGAAGGAAGGCTACAAATCTCCCGCTGAAAATTTCGATTCAAGCAATGGTGGAGGTGATACTTATTCACAGTCTAT TGAACGTAGATGTCAGCATTGTGGAACTGGTGAGAAGTCAACTCCAGCTATGCGTCGAGGACCCTCTGGTCCAAGATCTCTGTGCAACGCCTGTGGTCTTATGTGGGCAAATAAG GGAACTCTGAGAGATCTCAGCAAAACATCAAGAATCACCTTTGAACAAAATGGACAG GATACATCAGCTGATATAAAACCTTCACCAACAGAACCAGAGAACTCTTCTCCTGACCAGAACGAGGAT ATCTGCCTAGAGGAAGCCAAACCTGTGCCAATAGATTCGAGACAGTCACCTGAGAGGAACAATGATCAG TATACAGTTGATACTGCGGAAGCAGTTACCAACGATTCATCTATCCAAATGGAGAATAATGCTCTCAGCATACATCAAGAG GATAATAAGCTTGAAGATTTTGCCGACGCTTCTGGGACAGAATTTGATATTCCTGCCTGTTTTGATGAGCAG GTTGACATTGACATTGATGATTCCAACATGAGGACTTACTGGCTATGA
- the LOC130954222 gene encoding GATA transcription factor 24-like isoform X2, translating to MDTANQQRLQARTFDDDDDDEAQQQQQQQQKTVLVPMQVNGALNPFDGGSHEVEKAFVSSGLSSTATSVQPRTSELTIAFEGEVYVFPAVTPEKAVLLLLGAQEMPRIAASSDSSLQQNCQQIMGINDASRGSKVSRRIESLVRFREKRKDRCFEKKIRYTCRKEVAQRMHRKNGQFASLKEGYKSPAENFDSSNGGGDTYSQSIERRCQHCGTGEKSTPAMRRGPSGPRSLCNACGLMWANKGTLRDLSKTSRITFEQNGQDTSADIKPSPTEPENSSPDQNEDICLEEAKPVPIDSRQSPERNNDQYTVDTAEAVTNDSSIQMENNALSIHQEDNKLEDFADASGTEFDIPACFDEQVDIDIDDSNMRTYWL from the exons ATGGACACTGCGAATCAGCAGAGGCTGCAAGCAAGAacctttgatgatgatgatgatgatgaagccCAACAGCAGCAACAACAGCAACAAAAAACTGTGCTTGTTCCCATGCAGGTGAATGGTGCGTTGAACCCTTTTGATGGAGGTTCTCACGAGGTGGAAAAAGCTTTCGTGAGTTCTGGGTTGTCTTCTACTGCTACTTCTGTTCAGCCAAGAACCAGTGAGCTCACCATTGCATTTGAAGGCGAGGTTTATGTTTTCCCAGCGGTTACCCCAGAAAAG GCTGTATTGTTACTCTTGGGAGCCCAAGAGATGCCCAGGATTGCTGCCAGCTCTGATTCTTCGTTGCAGCAGAATTGTCAGCAGATTATG GGAATAAATGATGCTTCCCGAGGTTCAAAGGTTTCACGAAGAATTGAATCACTTGTAAGGTTCCGTGAAAAGCGAAAAGACCGATGCTTTGAGAAAAAAATCCGGTACACTTGCCGTAAAGAGGTTGCCCAGAG GATGCATCGTAAGAATGGACAGTTTGCGTCACTGAAGGAAGGCTACAAATCTCCCGCTGAAAATTTCGATTCAAGCAATGGTGGAGGTGATACTTATTCACAGTCTAT TGAACGTAGATGTCAGCATTGTGGAACTGGTGAGAAGTCAACTCCAGCTATGCGTCGAGGACCCTCTGGTCCAAGATCTCTGTGCAACGCCTGTGGTCTTATGTGGGCAAATAAG GGAACTCTGAGAGATCTCAGCAAAACATCAAGAATCACCTTTGAACAAAATGGACAG GATACATCAGCTGATATAAAACCTTCACCAACAGAACCAGAGAACTCTTCTCCTGACCAGAACGAGGAT ATCTGCCTAGAGGAAGCCAAACCTGTGCCAATAGATTCGAGACAGTCACCTGAGAGGAACAATGATCAG TATACAGTTGATACTGCGGAAGCAGTTACCAACGATTCATCTATCCAAATGGAGAATAATGCTCTCAGCATACATCAAGAG GATAATAAGCTTGAAGATTTTGCCGACGCTTCTGGGACAGAATTTGATATTCCTGCCTGTTTTGATGAGCAG GTTGACATTGACATTGATGATTCCAACATGAGGACTTACTGGCTATGA
- the LOC130954223 gene encoding costars family protein-like, giving the protein MNVEEEVGRLREEIKRLGTLQSDGSYKVTFGTLFNDDQCANIFEALVGTLRAAKKRKVLTYDGELLLQGVHDNVEITLNPTPAAAN; this is encoded by the exons ATGAATGTAGAAGAGGAGGTTGGGCGCCTCAGGGAAGAGATCAAGAGGCTTGGCACACTCCAATCAGATGGTTCTTACAAG GTTACATTTGGGACACTATTTAACGATGACCAATGTGCAAATATATTTGAGGCGCTTGTCGGGACACTGAGAGCAGCTAAAAAGCGAAAAGTGCTCACATACGACGGTGAACTACTGCTTCAAGGAGTGCATGATAATGTCGAAATCACTCTTAATCCAACCCCTGCTGCTGCCAACTGA
- the LOC130954952 gene encoding probable glycosyltransferase At5g03795 isoform X2 — MHPPLPPLHPHERLHLRAATLQPRAPSLSRDFDAPRRVTLHSSRVFHSPEAFELDYEKMEKELKVFVYPDGDPETYFHTPRKLTGKYSSEGYFFKNIKESRFFTADPLQAHLFFIPISCHKMRGKGLTYELMIYEVGKYVESLKFKYPYWNRTLGADHFFVTCHDIGAKATNGVPYLVKNSIRVVCSSSYDGLFIPHKDVTLPQVQLPFLHPAGGNDIKRRKILAFWAGRSDSKLKDELAAVWDNDTELDIQNNRIDRHATGSIVYLEKLYRSKFCLCPHGPVGSSRIADSIHYGCVPVIMSNYYDLPFNEILDWRKFSVVVKESDLYQLKDILRNISEKDFVTLNQNLVKVQKHFQWNTPPVRLDAFHMVMYELWLRRHLTRYF, encoded by the exons ATGCATCCTCCTCTACCTCCTTTACACCCTCACGAGCGTCTTCATCTCCGCGCAGCTACTCTTCAACCTCGAGCTCCAAgtctctct CGCGATTTCGATGCGCCGCGCAGAGTAACGTTGCATTCTTCTAGAGTGTTCCACTCGCCGGAGGCATTCGAATTGGACTACGAGAAGATGGAGAAGGAGTTGAAGGTGTTCGTGTACCCTGATGGTGATCCTGAGACCTATTTCCACACGCCGAGGAAGCTCACCGGGAAATATTCCAGCGAAGGTTATTTCTTCAAGAACATCAAAGAAAGCCGTTTCTTCACTGCCGATCCTCTTCAAGCTCACCTCTTCTTCATTCCTATTTCTTGCCACAAAATGCGAGGCAAG GGGTTGACTTATGAGCTTATGATTTATGAAGTTGGGAAGTATGTGGAGAGCCTAAAGTTCAAGTATCCTTATTGGAACAGAACATTGGGTGCTGATCACTTTTTTGTGACTTGCCATGATATCGGTGCCAAGGCTACGAATGGGGTTCCATATCTTGTCAAAAATTCCATTCGGGTGGTTTGTTCATCCAGTTATGACGGTTTGTTTATTCCACACAAAGATGTTACCCTCCCCCAAGTCCAGCTGCCATTTCTTCACCCTGCAGGTGGAAATGACATAAAGAGAAG GAAAATACTTGCTTTCTGGGCTGGTCGCTCTGATTCTAAATTGAAAGATGAACTAGCAGCTGTGTGGGACAATGATACTGAACTTGACATTCAGAATAACAGAATTGACCGTCATGCTACTGGATCTATTGTTTATTTGGAGAAACTTTATAGATCCAAGTTTTGTTTGTGCCCTCACGGTCCTGTTGGTAGCAGCCGTATCGCGGACTCAATCCATTATGGCTGTGTTCCGG TAATCATGTCAAACTATTATGACTTGCCTTTTAATGAGATTCTGGATTGGAGGAAGTTTTCTGTAGTAGTGAAGGAAAGTGACCTTTATCAGCTCAAAGACATTCTGAGAAATATATCTGAGAAAGATTTTGTGACATTGAATCAGAACTTAGTAAAG GTCCAGAAGCATTTCCAGTGGAATACACCTCCAGTTAGACTAGATGCGTTTCATATGGTCATGTATGAACTCTGGCTACGCCGCCATCTCACTAGGTACTTTTAA
- the LOC130954221 gene encoding KH domain-containing protein HEN4-like: protein MDKTFLSPSSKRSVPALPDSNSFPPNGSSKRARSSSKTQPPPLSVPQGHVAFRLLCQASRIGGVIGKSGSVIKSLQQSTGTKIRIEDAPAEVQDRLIVVVGEGTISGRVSLSGGEAVEVSKAQEALLKVFDRILEVAAETEGIEVGDRVVCSRLVADAAQVGSVIGKGGKIVDKIRKDTGCRIRAFTDNSAPSTSSSDEVIEIEGNVSSVKKALLAVSRRLQDFPPPDRTKMMGSKPYEVVQDETLVSVPHHETLAAVQRESFTAVPHETFTTAPRETLNDLHVDRLLQRSSLLSSFSSSSNSYATGIHSLSVEDNIGSSLEPKAVQLEVCFRILCSNDRVGGVIGKGGAIVKALQNETGATISIGPLVGECEDRVITVTASENSESKYSPAQKAVVLVYSRSIEAGIEKGLDSGFKGSSVTARLLVPSNQVGCLLGKGGVIVSEMRKATGASIRMIGSDQAPKCSSDNDQVVQISGEFSSVQDALYNATGRLRDNLIISSQNSAGTRSQNSVRADSSLSSARADTSLSSARADTSPYGRLRDTVPLSGQPAFGVSPCLTRHTLSQSIDHHALALNLDHSLGRHSLSQSFDHHALPYNLDHSMGRHVSQSLDRHALVQNLDHSLSRHSLSQSLDDHAFAQNLDHSLGRHNLSQSIDHHALAQNLDYSLGRHGLSQGNDHHALSWNVDHPSSPGLWAPSTVAGINSRGINDLSWGMTSRKGGLELVSGSKSAIVTSTTVEIVVPDDTIDSVYGENGSNLARLRQISGAKVVIHEPRPGTSDRTIVISGTPDETQAAQSLLQAFILSGSS, encoded by the exons ATGGATAAAACCTTTCTCTCTCCTTCATCGAAGCGCTCCGTACCTGCTCTACCCGACTCGAACTCGTTTCCGCCAAACGGATCCTCCAAGCGCGCCAGGTCTTCGTCTAAGACTCAGCCACCGCCGCTCTCCGTGCCTCAGGGCCACGTCGCATTTCGCCTCCTCTGCCAGGCCTCCCGAATCGGCGGCGTCATCGGAAAGTCCGGTTCCGTCATCAAGAGCCTCCAGCAGTCCACTGGCACCAAGATCCGCATCGAGGACGCGCCGGCGGAGGTGCAGGACAGGCTCATAGTGGTCGTCGGCGAGGGGACAATTTCCGGGAGGGTTTCTCTAAGCGGCGGCGAGGCCGTCGAGGTTTCAAAGGCACAGGAAGCGCTCTTGAAGGTGTTTGATAGGATTCTAGAGGTTGCGGCGGAGACTGAGGGGATTGAGGTTGGGGATAGGGTTGTTTGCAGCCGGCTGGTGGCTGACGCGGCGCAGGTTGGTTCGGTGATTGGGAAGGGCGGGAAGATTGTGGATAAGATCAGGAAGGACACTGGGTGTAGAATAAGGGCTTTCACCGACAATTCGGCACCTTCCACTTCCTCTTCCGACGAAGTGATTGAG ATAGAAGGCAATGTGTCATCCGTTAAGAAGGCACTTCTTGCGGTTTCTCGCCGTCTTCAAGATTTTCCTCCTCCTGATAGAACAAAGATGATGGGAAGCAAACCATATGAAGTGGTTCAGGATGAAACTTTGGTTTCAGTTCCGCATCATGAGACTTTAGCCGCAGTTCAACGTGAGAGTTTTACCGCAGTTCCGCATGAGACTTTCACCACAGCTCCTCGTGAGACTTTAAATGATCTTCATGTGGACCGTCTTCTGCAGAGAAGctctttgctttcttctttctccAGCAGCTCTAACAGCTATGCCACTGGAATTCATTCATTATCAGTTGAAGATAATATAGGGTCATCCTTGGAGCCAAAGGCGGTTCAGCTGGAAGTCTGCTTTAGAATTCTTTGTTCAAATGATCGGGTTGGCGGTGTTATTGGAAAAGGTGGTGCTATTGTGAAAGCTCTTCAAAATGAGACAGGGGCAACTATAAGTATCGGTCCTTTGGTAGGCGAGTGTGAGGATCGAGTAATTACTGTCACTGCTTCAGAG aaTTCTGAGTCAAAATATTCCCCAGCACAGAAGGCTGTTGTGCTTGTTTACTCAAGGTCCATTGAAGCTGGTATTGAGAAGGGGCTAGACTCTGGATTCAAGGGGTCATCTGTTACTGCACGACTTTTGGTTCCATCGAACCAAGTTGGTTGTTTGTTGGGAAAAGGCGGTGTAATTGTTTCAGAAATGCGGAAGGCAACGGGGGCTTCCATTAGAATGATTGGTTCTGATCAGGCTCCAAAATGTTCATCAGATAATGATCAAGTCGTACAG ATATCAGGAGAGTTTTCAAGTGTGCAAGATGCGTTGTACAATGCAACTGGTAGACTGAGAGATAATCTTATTATCAGTTCACAGAACAGTGCTGGAACAAGGAGTCAAAACTCTGTGCGAGCGGACTCCAGTCTTTCCTCTGCAAGAGCTGACACCAGCCTATCCTCTGCACGAGCTGATACCAGTCCCTATGGGCGATTAAGAGATACGGTTCCTCTTAGTGGCCAACCAGCTTTTGGCGTTTCTCCTTGTTTGACTAGACATACATTGTCTCAAAGTATTGATCATCATGCTCTTGCACTTAATTTGGATCATAGTCTGGGTAGACATTCTTTGTCACAAAGCTTTGATCATCATGCTCTTCCATATAATTTAGATCATAGTATGGGTAGACATGTGTCACAAAGCCTCGATCGGCATGCTCTTGTGCAGAATTTAGATCATAGTCTGAGTAGACATAGTTTGTCACAAAGCCTTGATGATCATGCTTTTGCACAAAATTTAGATCATAGTCTGGGTAGACATAATTTGTCACAAAGCATTGATCATCATGCTCTAGCACAGAATTTAGATTATAGTCTAGGTAGGCATGGTTTGTCGCAAGGCAATGATCATCATGCTCTTTCGTGGAATGTAGACCATCCTTCTTCCCCAGGGTTATGGGCACCATCG ACAGTGGCTGGCATAAATTCAAGGGGAATTAATGATCTTAGTTGGGGAATGACATCTCGAAAAGGAGGCTTGGAACTTGTCAG TGGAAGTAAATCTGCTATTGTGACTAGTACAACTGTGGAAATTGTGGTTCCTGATGATACTATTGACTCTGTTTATGGGGAAAATGGTAGCAATTTGGCTCGTCTAAGACAG ATTTCTGGCGCTAAGGTTGTCATACATGAACCTCGTCCTGGAACAAGTGACAGGACTATTGTAATATCCGGTACTCCTGATGAAACCCAAGCGGCACAGAGCCTTCTCCAAGCATTCATTCTCAGTGGATCATCATGA